In Oligoflexus sp., the DNA window CTGGGTGCCATGACCGCGACCACGGGGACGCCGCGCACAGCTTCTGTCAAAGCCTTGACCGACACAGTTGTCACGATGATCAGCAGCAAGGATATGGAAAAGCTCCTGAAAGATATTCCACCCTGGGCGAATATTTTAATCAAGGACCTGATCTTTCGACTGAAATTCATGAATGAAATCTATATCCAATCGGTAAGCGCGGAACTCAGCAGCCGGACGCATCAGGATCTATTGCGGGCCGCCACGCGACTGGCCAAGGGAATTCTGGCTAACGCTCGTGTGCAGGAAAAGGAAATTGACGGCACGACCGTCGTGGACCTGCATTCCAGCTTTTCCCCGCTGCTCGACATCTTTCTCGCCGAAAAGGATCTCTTCCTCAAAATCTATAATCTTTTCCTGGAATATCGCCTGCTCGAGCTGAAGGAGCTGCGCCAGGCGGGAAAATTCCTGTCCAAGGAAGAGCTGGCGGGACTGCAGACCTTCTATGATATGGCCACCCAGCATCTGAGCGGGACCACGCCGCATAGAAAAGCGCCGCCGACCCTGGCCGTCGGGGAACGCAAAGCACTGCTGGAGCTTGCGATGTGGGCGAAGGCCGAGCCTCTCGATAAGAGCGGGCGTCTGATCATGACGCTGGCGGAATGTGAAAATCGCCTGGCCCAAAACCTCAGCCGTCAGCACATCATTCATGTCCTGCAGCGCGCCAGTGCCTGGAATTTGATTCATCTGGATAAGGCGGAGGTGAAAATATCGTTTCGCCCGGATACCATCCGTCACGTGGTGGCCAGCATGAATCTGATTCATGCTTTGGAGAGTGAGTCCTCGCCCCTGCATAAGGCCGTGAGCCCTGAGTAGCGGAAAGCGATCAACGCCCCCTTGAGATTGAAGCCCCAAGGGGACACGATTACAGCAAACGATCCAAATAAACCCATTCCCGGCAATTGATCATGTTCGCCGCCACGCGGCTGTCATCCGCGCTGTCTGACTGCGAAGCCATGACGAAATTCTCGGGCTCGTCACCACGCATCCTTAAGCGCATGCCGCGCGGGATCACCAGCGTGACGCCGAAGCTGACGATCTCATGCTGCAGGATATCCATGGCTTTGCGTAGTTCCAGAGGCTGCTTTTTCAAAGGCATACGCGCTCCTTTTAACATGAAAATCCCTTTCTAATAGAGGTCTCTCACGAGTCTTTGAGAAATAACACCTAGCATACAACCGTTAACTCTCAGCTCACAAGTCTCGCAGCGAATCTTTCCTCAAACATA includes these proteins:
- a CDS encoding cyclic nucleotide-binding domain-containing protein, with amino-acid sequence MTKVEKTFPAGAVIFHEGDPGGDIYIIKSGEVKVYQARGGSEILLAQLGQGELLGAMTATTGTPRTASVKALTDTVVTMISSKDMEKLLKDIPPWANILIKDLIFRLKFMNEIYIQSVSAELSSRTHQDLLRAATRLAKGILANARVQEKEIDGTTVVDLHSSFSPLLDIFLAEKDLFLKIYNLFLEYRLLELKELRQAGKFLSKEELAGLQTFYDMATQHLSGTTPHRKAPPTLAVGERKALLELAMWAKAEPLDKSGRLIMTLAECENRLAQNLSRQHIIHVLQRASAWNLIHLDKAEVKISFRPDTIRHVVASMNLIHALESESSPLHKAVSPE